In a single window of the uncultured Dysgonomonas sp. genome:
- a CDS encoding DUF3316 domain-containing protein, which translates to MEIRRVKSKTIWILSYLLFCSSISAQIKEDSLKAVVIEGYASQKKTTIIDDSSLSIPKPLITNNTITASIGSANMYDTYLSPLEYKGFSIHLMYEQMRRTTWFDYKFYKQQIFELDFAKGDNPAKNVTEYWGLLSYKIGGHYSVYQTDKLRVGVGGLWDINAGVLYNERNGNNPATARGYTNLNASVIASYKFKWFAVRWQMDTPFIGMLFSPRYGQSYYEISLGNTVEIVNFASLHNQRALRNYLTVDIPINKYTIRVGYLGSWYQTKVHDIQTHHYTNNFVIGFPIEGVKRPKEKALNNYWNGY; encoded by the coding sequence ATGGAGATAAGGAGGGTGAAGAGTAAAACTATATGGATATTATCTTATTTACTTTTTTGCAGCAGTATATCTGCCCAAATAAAGGAAGACTCTCTAAAAGCCGTCGTGATTGAAGGTTATGCTTCACAGAAGAAAACGACAATTATCGATGACTCTAGTCTAAGTATACCAAAACCTCTTATCACCAACAACACCATCACTGCATCCATTGGCTCCGCCAATATGTATGATACATATTTGTCTCCATTAGAATACAAAGGATTTTCCATACACCTGATGTATGAGCAAATGCGCCGTACCACATGGTTCGATTATAAATTCTACAAACAACAGATCTTTGAACTCGACTTTGCCAAAGGTGATAATCCTGCTAAAAATGTCACGGAATACTGGGGGCTGCTCAGCTATAAGATCGGAGGACATTACAGTGTCTACCAGACAGATAAACTACGAGTTGGTGTGGGCGGACTATGGGATATCAACGCCGGAGTATTATACAACGAACGAAACGGGAATAATCCTGCCACTGCACGGGGATATACCAACCTGAATGCTTCGGTAATAGCATCTTACAAATTTAAATGGTTTGCCGTGCGCTGGCAAATGGATACACCTTTTATCGGCATGCTGTTTTCACCGAGATATGGGCAGTCCTATTACGAAATATCGCTAGGCAATACCGTAGAGATAGTCAATTTTGCATCGTTACACAACCAAAGAGCATTACGCAATTATCTTACCGTAGATATTCCAATCAATAAATACACTATACGTGTGGGGTATTTAGGTTCATGGTACCAGACAAAAGTTCACGATATACAGACTCATCATTATACCAATAATTTTGTTATCGGATTTCCTATCGAAGGTGTAAAACGCCCAAAAGAGAAAGCCCTAAATAATTATTGGAACGGATACTAA
- a CDS encoding MBOAT family protein translates to MSRLFGELDIHSWFVYNPEHPLLFNSPLFLGLFLVFYIIYVLTKSQKLELFRKIYIIVFSLFFYYKAGGNYYILLVVCAVVTHLLSKKMYEIEKPSSRKLLLALIIIANLGMLSYYKYTNFLIDNINAIFHGDLSFQNIILPIGISFFVFEAISYAVDLYRRQMEPARSTLDFCFYISFFPKLVAGPIIRAKDFLPQMYKKLHLTKEETSTAIFLILIGLIKKAVISDYISTNFVDRVFDSPLSYTAFENLMAVYGYTLQIYCDFSGYSDMAIGLALLMGFTIPPNFLTPYKSQSITEFWRRWHISLSSWLRDYLYISLGGNRKGKIRTYVNLFLTMLIGGLWHGASWKFVMWGGLHGGILVVERFFRQFIKVPDNRFTRIICILLTFHFVAFCWIFFRAGSFELAGDVIMSIGNLTFAPHDWLIVLEGYKNVFILVAIGYVMHFLPEKFVNMVKSGFNSTPLVFKAGLAGLVFWLVYATMSSGPQPFIYFQF, encoded by the coding sequence ATCTCCAGACTATTTGGAGAACTGGATATTCATTCGTGGTTTGTATATAATCCCGAACACCCGTTACTATTCAATAGCCCGTTGTTCTTGGGGCTTTTCCTTGTATTCTATATTATATATGTACTCACAAAGTCTCAGAAGCTTGAGCTTTTCCGCAAGATATATATTATCGTTTTCTCGCTATTCTTCTATTATAAAGCAGGAGGAAATTACTATATACTACTGGTTGTTTGCGCAGTCGTTACCCACCTCTTATCAAAAAAAATGTATGAGATAGAGAAACCTTCTTCCCGGAAACTGTTACTTGCACTCATCATCATCGCCAATCTGGGAATGCTATCGTATTACAAATACACAAACTTCCTGATTGATAATATTAACGCTATATTCCATGGAGATTTATCGTTCCAGAATATAATATTGCCTATCGGTATTTCATTCTTCGTATTCGAGGCCATTAGTTATGCCGTGGATCTTTACCGCAGGCAGATGGAACCGGCAAGGTCTACCCTCGACTTCTGCTTCTACATCAGCTTTTTCCCTAAACTGGTAGCTGGACCTATCATCAGGGCAAAGGATTTTCTTCCGCAGATGTACAAAAAACTGCATTTGACCAAGGAGGAAACCAGCACTGCCATATTCCTCATACTCATAGGTCTGATAAAAAAGGCCGTCATATCGGATTATATATCGACCAACTTTGTCGACCGGGTATTCGATTCCCCATTGAGTTATACGGCATTCGAAAACCTGATGGCTGTATATGGTTACACATTACAGATATATTGCGACTTTTCGGGATATTCAGATATGGCAATCGGGCTGGCTTTACTTATGGGATTCACCATTCCGCCCAACTTCCTGACTCCGTATAAATCACAATCCATCACCGAATTCTGGCGTCGCTGGCATATTTCATTGTCATCATGGCTACGTGACTATCTATACATTTCATTAGGAGGAAACCGTAAGGGGAAAATAAGAACCTATGTAAATCTTTTCCTCACAATGCTCATCGGTGGCCTTTGGCATGGGGCATCATGGAAATTCGTCATGTGGGGCGGATTACATGGGGGAATATTGGTGGTAGAGCGTTTCTTCAGACAATTTATAAAAGTACCGGACAACCGTTTTACCCGTATCATCTGCATACTGCTCACATTCCACTTCGTGGCCTTCTGCTGGATATTCTTCCGTGCGGGTAGTTTCGAACTGGCCGGTGATGTGATTATGAGTATCGGCAACCTGACATTCGCGCCACACGACTGGCTGATTGTACTCGAAGGATACAAGAATGTATTTATCCTTGTTGCTATAGGATATGTTATGCATTTCTTACCTGAAAAGTTTGTGAACATGGTAAAATCCGGATTCAACAGTACACCCTTGGTGTTCAAAGCCGGATTGGCCGGGTTAGTATTCTGGTTGGTGTATGCTACTATGTCGAGCGGCCCTCAGCCGTTTATCTATTTCCAGTTTTAA
- a CDS encoding LysM peptidoglycan-binding domain-containing protein produces MKFAKKILPLFFLFLLLPSTMLSAKGRYDSKETTDSGDNIFANQALLSAVFEKLYNLEKNKQGKVNIVHIGDSHIQADFFTNAIREALQFKFGNGGFGFTFPYSLVRTNGPRYVKYTCNATWQSLLNVYPVADVGVGLSGIALYTSAEDFVLQLSTQEGYEFNKIKIIYPTKEPQYRMSVTAEPLQVSSSGTVTASTIGMRYHTVKSGESLSVIGRKYGVTVAQIKKANGMKSNMIRPKQRLKIPVKAGARSTKPVQAKAQISNIAKDSIDYVSMVTKPYYSSYTSDTLMSRITILPAEKQPMYNLNGFVIENDKPGVIYHSIGVNGAKLSDYNKYPLFFEQLPILQPDLVILSFGTNESFGKLSDTEYIYQIQEFVENIKRLNPFAMVLVMTPPPSMFRRRRVNTYITDYSNALMGLSNLPVWDLYTRMGGASGIAPKGEYARLIARDKVHYTTSGYQAQGQLFASDFIDAYNNFKKKRKIESTVKHN; encoded by the coding sequence ATGAAGTTTGCAAAGAAAATACTACCCCTATTCTTCCTGTTTTTATTATTGCCTTCAACCATGCTATCTGCCAAAGGTAGATACGACAGCAAGGAAACAACGGATAGCGGTGATAATATTTTTGCTAATCAGGCTTTACTATCAGCCGTTTTTGAAAAATTATACAATTTAGAGAAAAACAAGCAAGGCAAAGTAAATATAGTGCATATAGGCGATTCACATATTCAGGCCGATTTTTTCACCAATGCAATCCGGGAGGCTTTACAGTTTAAGTTCGGAAATGGAGGATTCGGATTTACATTCCCTTACAGTCTGGTAAGAACGAATGGCCCCCGCTATGTAAAATATACATGTAATGCGACATGGCAGAGCCTGTTGAATGTATATCCTGTTGCCGATGTGGGTGTGGGTCTGAGCGGGATAGCACTTTATACCTCGGCCGAAGACTTTGTCCTGCAACTATCTACACAGGAAGGATATGAATTTAATAAAATAAAAATCATCTACCCTACGAAAGAGCCTCAATACAGAATGTCCGTAACAGCCGAACCATTACAGGTTTCGTCATCGGGCACTGTCACCGCATCCACCATAGGGATGAGATACCACACTGTAAAAAGCGGGGAAAGCTTATCGGTAATAGGGCGTAAATATGGGGTTACCGTAGCACAGATAAAAAAAGCCAATGGTATGAAGTCGAATATGATAAGACCAAAGCAGAGGCTTAAGATCCCGGTAAAAGCAGGGGCTAGAAGCACCAAGCCTGTACAAGCTAAAGCCCAGATATCCAATATAGCGAAAGACAGTATAGACTATGTGAGTATGGTTACTAAACCCTATTACTCATCCTATACCAGCGATACGTTGATGAGCCGTATTACTATCTTACCGGCCGAAAAACAACCAATGTATAATCTCAACGGGTTCGTTATAGAGAACGACAAACCCGGTGTCATATACCACTCGATAGGTGTTAATGGAGCAAAACTATCGGATTATAATAAATATCCGTTATTTTTCGAACAGTTGCCTATTCTCCAACCCGATCTGGTAATCTTGTCTTTTGGCACAAACGAGTCGTTCGGGAAGCTATCGGATACAGAATATATTTATCAGATACAGGAATTCGTAGAAAATATAAAAAGGCTCAACCCTTTCGCAATGGTATTAGTTATGACCCCACCGCCATCCATGTTTCGCCGGCGCCGGGTAAATACTTATATTACCGACTATAGTAATGCCCTCATGGGACTGAGTAATCTGCCTGTATGGGATTTATATACACGTATGGGTGGAGCATCCGGTATCGCGCCCAAAGGAGAGTATGCACGTTTGATTGCCCGCGACAAAGTCCACTACACTACCAGTGGATATCAGGCTCAAGGACAGTTATTTGCTTCCGACTTCATTGACGCATATAATAACTTTAAGAAAAAAAGAAAAATTGAAAGCACTGTTAAACATAACTGA
- a CDS encoding pyridoxamine 5'-phosphate oxidase family protein has protein sequence MFREVRRQNRILEDEVRITELLQTSEYGFLSLGTTENGYAYGIPISYAFDKEGNSIYFHCAPKGQKLDILKENNKVSFCVVGVTKPIAEQFTTLFESVIVFGKADMDLSDDEKRKALRLLVRKYSPEYEEIGEKYMDKSWSRTATFKINIEHITAKAKY, from the coding sequence ATGTTTAGAGAAGTAAGACGACAAAACAGAATACTGGAAGATGAGGTTCGCATTACCGAGCTACTGCAAACTTCCGAATACGGATTCCTGAGCCTAGGAACTACAGAAAACGGATATGCTTATGGCATACCTATCAGCTATGCATTTGACAAAGAGGGCAACAGCATCTATTTCCATTGCGCACCCAAAGGACAGAAATTGGATATCTTAAAAGAAAACAATAAAGTTTCATTTTGCGTTGTAGGCGTTACCAAACCTATTGCCGAACAATTCACAACACTCTTCGAAAGTGTTATCGTATTTGGTAAAGCCGATATGGATTTGTCTGATGACGAAAAACGAAAAGCCTTGCGCCTGCTGGTAAGAAAATATTCACCGGAATATGAAGAAATTGGTGAAAAGTACATGGATAAATCGTGGAGCCGAACAGCCACATTCAAGATAAATATAGAACACATAACAGCTAAAGCAAAATATTAA